From Bradyrhizobium symbiodeficiens, the proteins below share one genomic window:
- a CDS encoding isobutyryl-CoA dehydrogenase has product MQFALNEDQIAIRDMALAFAAEKIAPHALRWDEEKHFPVDVMREAATLGMGGIYIHEDVGGSAMTRFDAALIFEALATACPTTSAFISIHNMASWMIDAYGSDTQRHTWLPKLCTMELIASYCLTEPGAGSDAAALRTRAVRDGEHYVLNGQKQFISGAGGTDLLVAMVRTGGDGPGGISTLVIDGKTPGVTYGANERKMGWNAQPTRAVIFENARVPVANRLSEEGVGFKIAMAGLDGGRLNITACSIGGAQTALDKALAYVKERKAFGKRLDEFQALQFRLADMAIELEAARTFLWRAAAALDRKDPDATMLCAMAKRFGTDVGFEVANHALQLHGGYGYLSEYGIEKIVRDLRVHQILEGTNEIMRLIVARKLIEGAR; this is encoded by the coding sequence ATGCAATTCGCTCTGAACGAGGATCAGATCGCAATTCGCGACATGGCGCTGGCGTTTGCGGCGGAAAAGATTGCGCCGCATGCGCTGCGCTGGGACGAGGAGAAGCATTTCCCCGTCGACGTGATGCGCGAAGCTGCGACGCTCGGCATGGGCGGCATCTACATTCACGAGGATGTCGGGGGATCCGCGATGACGCGGTTCGACGCGGCGCTGATCTTCGAGGCGCTGGCGACGGCCTGTCCGACCACTTCGGCCTTCATCTCCATTCACAACATGGCGAGCTGGATGATCGATGCCTATGGCAGCGACACCCAGCGCCACACATGGCTGCCGAAGCTCTGCACCATGGAGCTGATCGCCAGCTACTGCCTAACCGAGCCGGGCGCGGGCTCCGATGCGGCCGCGCTGCGCACCCGCGCGGTGCGCGATGGCGAGCATTACGTGCTCAACGGCCAGAAGCAGTTCATCTCCGGCGCCGGCGGCACGGATCTGCTGGTCGCGATGGTGCGCACCGGCGGCGATGGCCCGGGCGGCATCTCGACCCTCGTCATCGACGGCAAGACTCCGGGCGTCACCTATGGCGCCAATGAGCGGAAAATGGGCTGGAACGCGCAGCCGACCCGCGCTGTGATATTCGAGAATGCCCGTGTGCCGGTCGCCAATCGCCTCAGCGAAGAGGGCGTCGGCTTCAAGATCGCGATGGCCGGCCTCGACGGCGGCCGGCTCAACATCACGGCCTGTTCGATCGGCGGCGCCCAGACCGCGCTCGACAAGGCGCTCGCCTATGTGAAGGAGCGTAAGGCGTTTGGAAAGCGCCTCGACGAATTCCAGGCGCTGCAATTCCGCCTTGCCGACATGGCGATTGAGCTCGAGGCCGCACGCACTTTCCTCTGGCGTGCCGCGGCGGCGCTGGACCGCAAGGACCCCGACGCCACCATGCTGTGCGCGATGGCAAAACGTTTCGGCACCGACGTCGGTTTCGAGGTCGCCAACCATGCGCTGCAGCTCCACGGCGGCTACGGCTATCTCAGCGAATACGGCATCGAGAAGATCGTGCGCGATCTGCGCGTGCACCAGATTCTCGAAGGCACCAATGAAATCATGCGGCTGATCGTGGCGCGCAAGCTGATCGAGGGCGCGCGATGA
- a CDS encoding enoyl-CoA hydratase/isomerase family protein, whose translation MNSVEEGDLVARVEGAAGIIRLNRPKAINAVTLEMFRDIDKALDRFEADPAVALIVLEGAGERGLCAGGDIRTLWESSKANGDLGKILWREEYILNARIKKFPKPYIAFMDGIVMGGGVGLSAHASHRIVTDRTKLAMPEVGLGFFPDVGGTWLLSRSPGEIGTYFGLTGQTMNGPDAIHAKFADAVVPVAKWPELREALTKVGPAATAADVSKLINSFATGDAAGPVAARQAMIDALFGFDRMEDIFAALKRDGSEFALATLKTLNEKSPRGMVVTLKLLRLARTASNLEECLAREYRAALEVFRSDDFREGVRAAVIDKDRNPVWSPPRIEDVTPEMLAPYLAGIGADELKFN comes from the coding sequence ATGAATTCGGTGGAAGAGGGCGATCTGGTCGCCCGCGTCGAGGGCGCGGCTGGCATCATCAGGCTCAACCGTCCGAAGGCCATCAACGCCGTGACGCTGGAGATGTTTCGCGACATCGACAAGGCGCTCGACCGCTTCGAGGCCGATCCCGCCGTCGCATTGATCGTGCTGGAAGGCGCCGGCGAGCGTGGCCTGTGTGCCGGCGGTGACATTCGGACGCTCTGGGAGAGCTCGAAAGCCAATGGCGATCTCGGCAAGATCCTGTGGCGCGAGGAATACATCCTCAATGCCCGGATCAAGAAATTCCCAAAGCCGTATATCGCGTTCATGGACGGTATCGTCATGGGCGGCGGCGTCGGGCTCTCAGCTCATGCCAGCCACCGCATCGTCACCGATCGCACCAAGCTCGCGATGCCCGAGGTCGGCCTCGGCTTCTTCCCTGATGTCGGCGGCACCTGGCTGCTGTCGCGCTCGCCCGGCGAGATCGGCACCTATTTCGGCCTCACCGGCCAGACCATGAATGGGCCCGATGCAATCCATGCGAAGTTCGCCGATGCCGTGGTTCCCGTAGCCAAATGGCCGGAGTTGCGCGAGGCGCTGACGAAGGTTGGTCCGGCAGCGACCGCGGCCGATGTCAGCAAGCTCATCAACAGTTTCGCGACGGGCGATGCCGCCGGTCCGGTTGCGGCACGGCAGGCGATGATCGACGCATTGTTCGGCTTCGACCGCATGGAAGACATTTTTGCCGCGCTGAAACGTGACGGCTCGGAGTTCGCTTTGGCGACCCTGAAGACGCTCAACGAAAAATCGCCGCGCGGCATGGTGGTGACGCTGAAACTGCTGCGGCTGGCGCGCACCGCGTCGAACCTGGAGGAGTGCCTGGCGCGCGAATATCGCGCCGCGCTCGAAGTGTTCCGCAGCGACGATTTCCGCGAGGGCGTGCGTGCGGCCGTGATCGACAAGGATCGCAATCCGGTCTGGTCGCCGCCGCGGATCGAGGACGTGACGCCAGAGATGCTTGCGCCGTATCTCGCCGGGATCGGTGCCGACGAGCTGAAGTTCAACTAA
- the mmsB gene encoding 3-hydroxyisobutyrate dehydrogenase, which yields MATIAFIGLGNMGGPMAANLVKAGHKVVAFDLVEASRNQAKADGAGIADSAAGAVKGADVVVTMLPAGKHVLGVWSDILPAMTKGALIIDSSTIDVESARAAHALAAKHGVLSVDAPVSGGTGGAKGATLTFMCGGEEKAFAAAKPVLENMGKKIVHCGGAGAGQAAKICNNMILGISMIAVSEAFALAEKLGLSHQALFDVASTSSGQCWSLTTYCPVPGPVPTSPANNDYKPGFASALMVKDLTLAQDAAKAAGAATPLGKHAQEIYQSFDAAGQGGVDFSGIIKHVRNLAGQ from the coding sequence ATGGCCACGATCGCATTCATCGGTCTCGGCAACATGGGCGGCCCGATGGCCGCCAATCTGGTCAAGGCGGGCCACAAGGTGGTGGCGTTCGATCTCGTCGAAGCCTCGCGCAATCAGGCCAAGGCCGATGGTGCCGGCATCGCCGACAGCGCCGCGGGCGCGGTGAAGGGCGCCGATGTCGTCGTCACCATGCTTCCCGCAGGCAAGCATGTGCTCGGCGTCTGGAGCGACATCCTTCCCGCGATGACCAAGGGCGCGCTGATCATCGACAGTTCCACCATCGACGTGGAGAGCGCGAGGGCCGCGCATGCGCTCGCCGCCAAGCACGGCGTGCTCTCGGTCGACGCGCCGGTCTCCGGCGGCACCGGCGGCGCCAAGGGCGCGACGCTCACCTTCATGTGCGGCGGCGAGGAGAAGGCATTCGCGGCGGCCAAGCCGGTGCTGGAGAACATGGGCAAGAAGATCGTGCATTGCGGCGGCGCCGGCGCGGGGCAGGCGGCCAAGATCTGCAACAACATGATCCTCGGCATCTCCATGATCGCGGTGAGCGAGGCGTTTGCACTGGCTGAGAAGCTCGGGCTCTCGCATCAGGCACTGTTCGACGTCGCCTCGACCTCGTCGGGCCAGTGCTGGTCGCTGACGACCTATTGCCCGGTGCCGGGCCCGGTGCCGACTTCGCCCGCCAACAACGACTACAAGCCGGGTTTTGCTTCCGCGCTGATGGTGAAGGATCTGACGCTGGCGCAGGACGCCGCCAAGGCCGCGGGCGCGGCGACCCCGCTCGGCAAGCATGCGCAGGAGATCTATCAGTCTTTCGACGCAGCCGGCCAAGGCGGGGTGGATTTTTCCGGAATTATCAAGCACGTTCGCAACCTCGCTGGGCAATAG
- a CDS encoding AMP-binding protein: protein MTTFQDARAFLLKHRTDYEAAVKGFRWPDPVPFNWALDWFDELAKDAEAKDRPALWIVDAAQDRQTKLSFAALSKRSNQVANFLRTQGLKRGDHLLLLLGNVVPLWETMLAAMKLGVVVIPATTLLTADELRDRLDRGKAKAVVAAEDQVAKFASLGAENIVRIVVGAAHDGWLSYDEAAKASESFTADGPTNADDPMLLYFTSGTTAKPKLVRHSQRSYPVGHLSTMYWIGLKPGDVHLNISSPGWAKHAWSCFFAPWNAGATVFVVNQPRFDAKGLLATIGRCSVTTLCAPPTVWRLFIQENLASFKVALREVCGAGEPLNPEVIDQVRAAWGLTIRDGYGQTETTALAGNSPGQKIKIGSMGRPLPGYRVQISDADGNKAREGEVTLVLGTERPAGLMQGYQSDDGKLSGAEGELYRSGDVVFEDDEGYLTFVGRSDDVFKSSDYRISPFELESVLLEHELVAEAAVVPSPDPIRLAIPKAFVLLTSGAERTPETALSIFQHLHARLAPFKRIRRLEIVTELPKTISGKIRRVQLRRLERDGDREDPLRGREFREEDFPELPKTRSET, encoded by the coding sequence ATGACGACATTTCAGGACGCGCGCGCGTTTCTGCTCAAGCACCGCACGGATTACGAGGCCGCGGTCAAAGGATTCCGCTGGCCGGATCCGGTTCCCTTCAACTGGGCGCTCGACTGGTTCGACGAGCTGGCGAAGGACGCCGAAGCCAAGGACCGGCCGGCACTCTGGATTGTCGACGCCGCGCAGGATCGCCAGACCAAACTGTCCTTTGCGGCGCTCTCGAAGCGCTCGAACCAGGTGGCGAATTTCCTTCGCACGCAGGGCCTTAAGCGCGGCGATCATCTCCTGCTGCTGCTCGGCAATGTGGTTCCGCTATGGGAGACGATGCTGGCGGCGATGAAGCTCGGCGTCGTCGTGATTCCCGCGACCACGCTGCTCACTGCCGATGAGCTGCGCGACCGGCTTGATCGCGGCAAGGCGAAGGCCGTGGTGGCGGCCGAGGACCAGGTCGCGAAATTTGCAAGCCTCGGTGCGGAGAATATCGTCCGCATCGTGGTCGGCGCGGCCCATGACGGATGGCTCTCCTACGATGAGGCCGCAAAGGCCTCCGAGAGTTTTACCGCCGATGGCCCGACCAATGCCGACGATCCGATGCTGCTCTATTTCACCTCGGGGACGACGGCAAAACCAAAACTCGTCCGGCACAGCCAGCGCAGTTATCCCGTCGGGCATCTCTCGACCATGTACTGGATCGGGTTGAAACCCGGCGACGTCCATCTCAACATCTCGTCGCCCGGCTGGGCCAAGCATGCCTGGAGCTGTTTTTTCGCACCGTGGAATGCGGGCGCCACCGTGTTCGTGGTCAACCAGCCGCGCTTCGATGCGAAGGGCCTGCTCGCCACCATCGGCCGCTGTAGCGTCACCACGCTGTGCGCGCCGCCGACCGTGTGGCGGCTGTTCATCCAGGAGAACCTGGCGTCCTTCAAGGTGGCCTTGCGCGAGGTCTGCGGCGCCGGCGAGCCGTTGAACCCTGAAGTGATCGACCAGGTACGGGCGGCCTGGGGGCTCACCATCCGCGACGGCTACGGCCAGACCGAAACCACGGCACTGGCCGGCAACTCGCCGGGCCAGAAGATCAAGATCGGCTCGATGGGCCGGCCGCTGCCGGGCTATCGCGTGCAGATCAGCGACGCCGACGGCAACAAGGCGAGGGAAGGCGAGGTCACGCTGGTGCTCGGCACCGAGCGGCCCGCCGGCCTGATGCAGGGCTATCAAAGCGACGACGGCAAGCTCTCCGGCGCCGAAGGCGAGCTCTATCGCAGCGGCGATGTCGTGTTCGAAGATGACGAGGGCTATCTTACCTTCGTCGGCCGTTCCGACGACGTGTTCAAGTCGTCGGATTATCGCATCAGCCCGTTCGAGCTGGAGAGTGTGCTGCTGGAGCACGAACTGGTTGCGGAAGCCGCGGTGGTGCCGAGCCCGGATCCGATCCGGCTCGCGATCCCCAAGGCGTTCGTGCTGCTGACCTCGGGCGCGGAGCGGACGCCGGAGACCGCGCTGTCGATTTTCCAGCATCTGCATGCGCGGCTTGCGCCGTTCAAGCGCATCCGCCGCCTTGAGATCGTCACCGAGCTGCCGAAGACGATCTCAGGAAAGATCCGGCGCGTTCAGTTGCGGCGGCTCGAGCGCGACGGCGACCGCGAGGATCCCCTGCGCGGCCGCGAATTCCGGGAAGAGGATTTTCCCGAACTGCCGAAAACACGGAGTGAGACCTAA
- a CDS encoding MaoC family dehydratase: MNEIWKKPPITLQAYQAMVGKEIGVSSWHLMDQPRIDTYADVTEDHQFIHVDPERAKETAFGTTIAHGFLTMSMLSVMSYEVMPAIAGTTMGVNYGFDKLRFVSPVRSGKRVRGRFVLAEAKLRKPNELQSRTNVTVEIEGEDKPALVADWLGLIYFA; the protein is encoded by the coding sequence GTGAACGAAATCTGGAAGAAGCCGCCGATCACGCTTCAGGCCTATCAGGCCATGGTCGGCAAGGAGATCGGCGTGTCGTCGTGGCACCTGATGGATCAGCCCCGCATCGACACCTATGCCGACGTGACCGAGGATCACCAGTTCATCCACGTCGATCCCGAGAGGGCGAAGGAGACGGCGTTCGGCACCACCATCGCGCACGGTTTCCTGACGATGTCGATGCTGTCGGTGATGTCCTACGAAGTGATGCCGGCGATTGCGGGTACCACGATGGGCGTCAATTACGGCTTCGACAAGCTGCGCTTCGTCTCGCCGGTCCGCTCGGGCAAGCGCGTCCGCGGCCGTTTCGTGCTGGCCGAAGCCAAGCTGCGCAAGCCGAACGAGTTGCAGTCCCGCACCAACGTCACGGTGGAGATCGAAGGCGAGGACAAGCCGGCGCTTGTTGCGGATTGGCTCGGGTTGATCTATTTCGCCTGA
- a CDS encoding SDR family NAD(P)-dependent oxidoreductase, translating to MAIRFDGRVAIVTGAGNGLGKAHALGLASRGAKVVVNDFGGARDGTGGSLSPAETVVEEIRKAGGTAMADGADVSNFEQVTAMVERATKEWGSVDLMCANAGILRDKSFGKMEAADFQKVLDVHLVGTFYCCKAAWAGMRDRNYGRIVLTTSSSGLYGNFGQANYGAAKSGMVGLMNVLAEEGRKNDIRVNIISPTAATRMTEELLPPQALQLMKPNAITPAVEYMLSEDAPTRTIMGAGAGSFAVIKILESEGINLPESEWTPDAVAAHFAEISDMSNAKALQGAFEQTQKYVAQAAARAGIKL from the coding sequence ATGGCAATCAGGTTCGACGGACGCGTCGCCATCGTCACCGGCGCGGGCAATGGTCTCGGCAAGGCGCATGCGCTGGGGCTGGCCAGCCGCGGCGCCAAGGTCGTCGTCAACGATTTCGGCGGCGCGCGTGACGGCACCGGCGGTTCGCTGTCGCCGGCGGAGACCGTGGTCGAGGAAATCCGCAAAGCCGGCGGCACCGCGATGGCCGACGGCGCCGACGTCTCGAATTTCGAGCAGGTCACCGCCATGGTCGAGCGCGCCACCAAGGAATGGGGCAGCGTCGATTTGATGTGCGCCAATGCCGGCATCCTGCGCGACAAGTCGTTCGGCAAGATGGAAGCGGCCGATTTCCAGAAGGTGCTCGACGTGCATCTCGTCGGCACCTTCTATTGCTGCAAGGCGGCCTGGGCCGGCATGCGCGACCGCAATTACGGCCGCATCGTGCTGACGACGTCGTCCTCCGGCCTCTACGGCAATTTTGGCCAGGCCAATTACGGCGCGGCGAAGTCCGGCATGGTCGGCCTGATGAACGTGCTCGCGGAAGAGGGCCGCAAGAACGATATCCGCGTCAACATCATCTCGCCGACGGCGGCGACCCGCATGACGGAAGAGCTGCTGCCGCCGCAGGCGCTGCAACTGATGAAGCCGAACGCGATCACGCCCGCGGTCGAGTACATGCTGAGCGAGGATGCGCCGACCCGCACCATCATGGGCGCCGGCGCCGGGTCCTTCGCCGTGATCAAGATCCTGGAGAGCGAAGGCATCAACCTGCCGGAATCCGAATGGACGCCGGATGCGGTCGCCGCGCATTTCGCCGAGATCAGCGACATGTCCAACGCCAAGGCATTGCAGGGCGCGTTCGAGCAGACGCAGAAATACGTGGCCCAGGCCGCGGCGAGGGCGGGGATCAAGCTCTGA
- a CDS encoding NAD(P)/FAD-dependent oxidoreductase, which produces MAAEVLAQGGARVTVYDAMPSAGRKFLMAGRGGLNLTHSEQLAQFMARYREAAPKLQAAIEAFSPDALRAWSEALGEPTFVGTSGRVFPKAFKASPLLRAWLRRLDASGVRFAFRHRWTGWDGEGRLLFRTPEGVAPVVANATVLALGGASWPRLGSDGGWADILAAKGATISKLRPANSGFTVAWSDVFRDRFEGQPLKGVALTIGAHTVRGEAMITRSGIEGGAIYALSAELREAVLGLGQARLAIALRPDLDAAALTARLSGTRGKQSLANFLRKAAQLSPVGIGLMQEAALASGRPLAAFSPAELAHLVNAIPVQLAGVAPIERAISTAGGIAFDELDEHFMLRKLPGVFAAGEMLDWEAPTGGYLLQASFATGAAAGRGSLVWLAKS; this is translated from the coding sequence ATGGCGGCGGAGGTGCTGGCGCAGGGCGGTGCCCGCGTTACCGTCTATGACGCGATGCCGTCGGCCGGCCGCAAATTCCTGATGGCGGGCCGGGGCGGGCTCAATCTCACCCACAGCGAGCAGCTCGCCCAATTCATGGCGCGCTATCGCGAGGCGGCGCCCAAGCTGCAGGCGGCGATCGAGGCGTTTTCGCCCGACGCGCTGCGCGCGTGGAGCGAAGCGTTGGGTGAGCCGACCTTCGTCGGCACCAGCGGGCGGGTGTTTCCAAAAGCGTTCAAGGCTTCGCCCCTGCTGCGCGCCTGGCTGCGGCGGCTCGATGCGAGCGGCGTGCGGTTTGCATTTCGCCATCGCTGGACCGGGTGGGACGGTGAGGGACGGCTGCTGTTTCGAACGCCTGAAGGCGTGGCGCCCGTTGTTGCCAATGCGACCGTGCTGGCGCTTGGCGGTGCAAGCTGGCCGCGGCTCGGATCGGATGGCGGCTGGGCCGACATCCTTGCCGCGAAGGGGGCGACCATCTCAAAGCTTCGGCCGGCCAATTCCGGCTTTACGGTCGCGTGGTCCGACGTGTTCCGCGACCGCTTCGAAGGCCAGCCGCTCAAGGGCGTTGCGCTGACGATCGGCGCGCACACGGTGCGGGGCGAAGCCATGATCACCCGCAGCGGCATCGAAGGCGGCGCGATCTACGCGCTGTCGGCGGAGCTGCGCGAGGCAGTGCTGGGTCTTGGGCAGGCGCGGCTTGCGATCGCACTCCGGCCCGACCTCGACGCCGCCGCTCTGACCGCGCGGCTATCGGGCACGCGCGGCAAGCAATCGCTCGCGAACTTCCTGCGCAAGGCGGCGCAATTGTCACCGGTTGGCATCGGCCTGATGCAGGAGGCCGCGCTTGCGTCCGGCCGGCCGCTGGCCGCGTTCTCGCCGGCGGAGCTTGCGCATCTGGTGAATGCAATCCCGGTCCAGCTCGCCGGCGTCGCGCCGATCGAGCGTGCGATCTCGACTGCGGGCGGAATTGCCTTCGACGAACTCGACGAGCACTTCATGCTGCGCAAGCTGCCCGGCGTTTTCGCCGCCGGCGAGATGCTGGACTGGGAGGCACCGACAGGTGGGTATCTGTTGCAGGCGTCGTTCGCGACGGGGGCTGCCGCGGGCAGGGGCTCGCTGGTGTGGCTCGCCAAGTCGTAG
- a CDS encoding D-TA family PLP-dependent enzyme: MTTTLAAKIAREYGTPCAVIDMDKVERNIARIQKACDDAGIANRPHIKTHKNPTLAKMQLAAGAKGITCQKIGEAEIMANAGIDDILISYNLLGEEKMARLGALNAKANMTVAADNSTVVAGLPRAAAASGRPLSVVVECDTGRKRAGVETPAEAIALAREITASKGLQFAGFMMYPTETGWGDAQKFYDEALAGLRAHGLDAQIVSTGGTPNLKNIGKLKGGTEHRFGTYIYNDRMQVAAGSASWDDCALHIYSTVVSRAAPERGILDAGSKTLTTDTGGLDGHGLILEHPEAKIAKFAEEHGFLDLSRSNTRPNVGDVVRIVPNHVCVVVNMMDEVVMVRGEEIIGTLPVAARGKLR, translated from the coding sequence ATGACAACCACCCTCGCCGCCAAGATCGCCCGCGAATACGGCACGCCCTGCGCCGTCATCGACATGGACAAGGTCGAGCGCAACATCGCGCGAATCCAGAAAGCCTGCGACGACGCCGGCATCGCCAACCGTCCCCACATCAAGACACACAAGAACCCGACGCTCGCGAAGATGCAGCTCGCGGCCGGCGCCAAGGGCATCACCTGCCAGAAGATCGGCGAGGCCGAGATCATGGCCAATGCCGGCATCGACGACATCCTGATCAGCTACAACCTCCTTGGCGAAGAGAAGATGGCGCGGCTCGGCGCGTTGAATGCCAAAGCCAACATGACGGTGGCCGCCGACAATTCCACCGTCGTCGCCGGCCTGCCCCGGGCCGCCGCGGCGTCGGGCCGTCCGCTCTCGGTCGTGGTCGAATGCGACACCGGCCGCAAACGCGCCGGCGTCGAGACGCCGGCAGAAGCCATCGCACTGGCGCGCGAGATCACCGCATCGAAGGGGCTGCAATTCGCCGGCTTCATGATGTACCCGACCGAGACCGGCTGGGGCGACGCCCAAAAATTCTACGACGAGGCGCTGGCCGGCCTGCGCGCGCACGGGCTGGACGCACAAATCGTCTCGACCGGCGGCACGCCGAACCTCAAGAATATCGGCAAGCTCAAGGGCGGTACCGAGCACCGCTTCGGCACCTACATCTACAACGACCGCATGCAGGTCGCGGCCGGCTCGGCCTCCTGGGACGACTGCGCGCTGCACATCTATTCGACCGTCGTGAGCCGCGCCGCACCCGAGCGCGGAATTCTCGATGCCGGCTCGAAGACGCTGACGACGGATACCGGTGGCCTCGACGGTCACGGCCTGATCCTCGAGCACCCCGAAGCCAAGATCGCGAAATTCGCCGAGGAGCACGGCTTCCTCGATCTCTCCCGCAGCAACACGCGGCCCAATGTCGGCGACGTCGTGCGCATCGTGCCCAATCACGTCTGCGTCGTCGTCAACATGATGGACGAGGTGGTGATGGTGCGAGGCGAAGAGATCATCGGCACGCTGCCGGTGGCGGCACGGGGGAAGTTGCGGTAA
- a CDS encoding ABC-F family ATP-binding cassette domain-containing protein, which yields MAPPLIQLKDIRLTFGGTPLLSGVELNVAPSERVCLIGRNGSGKSTLLKIAAGLVEPDGGTRFVQPGATVRYLPQEPDFGEHKTTLAYVESGLAPGDDQHQARYLLEQLGLTGEENPHNLSGGEARRAALAFVLAPSPDILLLDEPTNHLDLATIEWLEQELDSRRSALVIISHDRRFLTNLSRSTAWLDRGRIKQIDRGFASFESWRDEVLAEEERDQHKLDRKIVDEEHWLRHGVSGRRKRNVKRLGNLHALRDQRRNYRGTAGSASLAAAEAEQSGKLVIEAKGVSKAYGDRIIVDNFSTRIQRGDRLGIIGPNGAGKTTLVNLLTGAMQPDSGTIRLGANLEVATLDQHRESLDPKSTLAEALTGGRGDQIMVGGKPKHVVGYMKDFLFAQEQRGTPVEVLSGGERGRLMLARALAKPSNLLVLDEPTNDLDLETLDVLEDMLGDYEGTVILISHDRDFLDRVVTSVIAPEGNGKWVEYAGGYSDMLIQRGADLKREAPKAQAAADKKDQRAAAPAPASKRKLSFNEKHALETLPKRMETLQADIAKLQRVLDDPKLYTKDRKKFDDTSAAIAKAHEELSAAEERWLELEMLREEIEQA from the coding sequence ATGGCGCCCCCGCTGATCCAACTGAAAGACATCAGGCTGACCTTTGGCGGCACGCCGCTGCTGTCAGGCGTCGAGCTCAACGTCGCGCCGTCCGAACGCGTCTGTTTGATCGGCCGCAACGGCTCCGGCAAATCGACACTGCTGAAGATCGCGGCCGGCCTCGTCGAACCCGACGGCGGCACACGCTTCGTGCAACCGGGCGCAACCGTGCGCTATCTTCCGCAGGAGCCTGACTTCGGCGAGCACAAAACCACGCTGGCCTATGTCGAGTCCGGGCTCGCGCCCGGCGACGACCAGCACCAGGCGCGCTATCTGCTGGAGCAGCTCGGGCTGACCGGCGAGGAGAACCCGCATAATCTCTCCGGTGGCGAGGCGCGCCGCGCGGCACTGGCCTTTGTGCTGGCGCCCTCGCCCGACATTTTGCTGCTGGACGAGCCGACCAACCACCTCGATCTCGCGACGATCGAGTGGCTGGAGCAGGAGCTGGACAGCCGCCGCAGCGCGCTGGTGATCATCAGCCATGACCGCCGCTTCCTCACCAACCTCTCGCGCTCCACCGCCTGGCTCGATCGCGGCAGAATCAAGCAGATCGACCGCGGCTTCGCCTCGTTCGAGAGCTGGCGCGACGAGGTGCTGGCGGAAGAAGAGCGCGACCAGCACAAGCTCGACCGCAAGATCGTCGACGAGGAGCACTGGCTGCGCCACGGCGTCTCCGGCCGGCGCAAGCGCAACGTCAAGCGTCTCGGCAATCTGCATGCGCTGCGCGACCAGCGGCGCAACTATCGCGGCACGGCCGGCAGCGCCAGTCTCGCGGCGGCCGAAGCGGAGCAATCCGGCAAGCTGGTGATCGAGGCAAAGGGCGTCAGCAAGGCCTATGGCGACCGCATCATCGTCGACAATTTCTCCACCCGCATCCAGCGCGGCGACCGGCTCGGCATCATCGGCCCGAACGGCGCCGGCAAGACCACGCTGGTCAATTTGCTCACCGGCGCCATGCAACCGGATTCCGGCACGATCCGCCTCGGCGCCAATCTGGAGGTCGCGACGCTGGATCAGCACCGCGAAAGCCTCGATCCCAAATCGACGCTGGCGGAAGCGCTGACCGGTGGCCGTGGTGACCAGATCATGGTCGGCGGCAAGCCCAAGCATGTCGTCGGTTACATGAAGGACTTCTTGTTTGCGCAGGAGCAGCGCGGCACGCCGGTGGAGGTGCTCTCGGGCGGCGAGCGCGGCCGGCTGATGCTGGCGCGCGCGCTGGCCAAGCCGTCGAATCTGCTGGTGCTGGACGAGCCGACCAACGACCTCGATCTCGAAACGCTCGACGTGCTCGAGGACATGCTCGGCGATTACGAAGGCACGGTCATCCTGATCAGCCATGACCGCGACTTTCTCGACCGCGTCGTCACCTCCGTGATCGCGCCCGAAGGCAACGGCAAATGGGTCGAATATGCCGGCGGCTACAGCGACATGCTGATCCAGCGCGGCGCCGACCTCAAGCGCGAGGCGCCGAAGGCGCAAGCGGCCGCGGACAAGAAGGACCAGCGCGCCGCAGCCCCCGCACCCGCCTCGAAGCGCAAGCTGAGCTTCAACGAGAAGCATGCGCTGGAGACACTGCCGAAGAGGATGGAAACGCTGCAAGCCGATATTGCCAAGCTGCAGCGGGTGCTCGACGATCCCAAACTTTATACCAAGGATCGCAAGAAATTCGACGATACCTCCGCCGCTATCGCCAAGGCGCATGAGGAATTGTCCGCCGCCGAAGAGCGCTGGCTCGAACTTGAAATGCTTCGCGAAGAAATCGAACAGGCCTGA